The following is a genomic window from Methanobrevibacter ruminantium.
CTATCTATTTAGATACCCTAACTAATTCAATAGTAGAAAATAATAATATTTATGTTAAAACTGAGAACGATGCTGCAAATTATGGTATTGCTCTTGCTGATTCAAGTAATTGGTTAGGAGATGGAGTCACTGCTCCATATAATGTAACCATTAGAAAAAATACAGTATATTTAGATTCTAATGATATGGCTAATGGTATTAGTGTAATAAGTGCAAAAGCATTCGAAGGTTCAAGAAACTTTGTTATTGCAGATAATGATGTAACAGTTAATTCTGCAAAAGGAGCTCATGGTATTGCAACCTACACTCCTGATGTTGAAATTAGTGGTAACACTGTAACTGTCTTCGCTAATCCTGATGTTGAAAATAATGCTTATTGTAGTAATTATTTAGGTAATCATAGTGCTGCAATTTTTATAAACAATGTTGATCCTAATTCAAATAACATTGTAAAAGACAATGAAATCTACACTACTGTTGATAAAATTAATTACACTAATGTAGAAGATGAACAATTAAAGCCAGTTATTGAAGATAATACCGAACAATCAAGTTACATAATTGATGATAATACTTATTCCACTTACTTCAATGATGATGGAACCATTAAAGATGATGCTCCTATAAGTGCCGGAGATGCTCTTTTATTAGGTGATTTAACCAATAAAAATTTCGTTATTGACACTGGATTAACTATTAAGGGAATCCCTGGTAAAAAATTAGTAAACAGTAAAATCAAACTTGTTGCAGGTGCTGATGGTACTGTAATTGATGGTTTAACAATTGAATATCCTGAACTTAAAGATGGTGCTATTACTCTTGAAGAAGTCAATAATGTAGAAATAACTAATAATAAAATTATTGTTCCAAGTACTACTCAAACTGTATATGGTATTGCTATTAATTCTGGAACTAACGGATGTAATAACATTTCTATAAACAACAACCATATCAATATCACAGGTAGTAAATATGTTTATGGTATAGACATTTGGCAGGAGTATAGCCTTGAAAATAAACACAACAATATCATGATCTTTGAAAACGAATTTTTCGTTACCGGTACTGGCGGAAAAATGACTGAAGGTATTTTCGTATCCAATTGTAATGATGTAATAATTGATGGAAACGATATTACTGCTACTTGTGATGGCCCTGCTTATGGTATTGGTACCAACTATTTATTTAATGCAGCAATTGCAAATAACCACATTACTGTTGGTTCAGATAATATGGCTTATGGTATTACTGCAACTACTTCAGGTAGTGATTTAATAATTCGTGCAAACGAGATTGATGTTGTAGGTGTTGGTGCAGTAGGTGTTGGTATTAATAATCAAACTGGAGCAATTATTGAAGATAACACTATCTCCATTGATGGTGGAAATTACACTACAATAACTGTTTCAGATAGTTTAGGAACTGCAAATGCAGGTATTTTAGTTGGAGAAGGAAATACTGATGTAAAAACCTCAGGTAATGATGTCTCTGAAAAAACTCCACTTAGATCAGACACTGCTATTGAAGCAAATAATATCACTGTCACCGCAGCTTCTAGTGGAAACGGTAGTTATGAAATTACTTTAAGAACTGCTGGTGGAATGCCATTAGCAAATCAAGTTGTAAAAGTAGTATTCAACAATCAAATGTATGAATTAACCACTGATGCTAAAGGTGTTGCTTTATTACCATTTGCTCTCAATAAAGGTGGAACCTACAATGTAGAAGTTTTCTACTTAGGTGATGATGACTACAGAGGATCAGATGCTAGTGCAAAAATTACCATTAATAAGATTGCAACTAAAACCACTGCATCCGCAAAAACTTACCTTGCTACTGCAAAAACCAAATCTTTCACTGCAACCTTGAAAGATGCAAAAGGCAATATCCTTGCTAACAAGAAAGTTACTTTTACTGTAAACGGTAAAACTTACACTGCAAATACCAACGCTAAAGGTGTTGCAACTGTTAAATTAGCTTTAACTGCTGCAAAAACCTATACTGTAACCATTAAGTTTGCAGGGGACAGTGTTTACGCTGCATCAACTGTTTCAGCTAAAGTAAAACTTAACAAGGAGAAAACCAAAATAACTGCTCCTACTAAGACTTTCAAACGTACTGCAAAAACCAAAAAAGTTGTAATTACTCTTAAGAACTCTAAAGGTAAAGCTATCGCTAAGAAGAAAATTACCTTAACTGTTAATAAGAAAAAATACACTGTAAAAACTAACTCAAAAGGTAAAGCAACCTTCAAAGTTAAATTAACTAAAAAAGGAACCTTTAAGTACACAGTTAAATTTGCAGGTGACACTCAATACAAAGCAGTTAAAAAGACTGGTAAAATTAAAATAAAATAAGTTTGTTTATTTATCTAGTGTTTGAGCTTATGCTCAAATCCTAGATCTTTTTTTTATTTTTTTAAAATCATTTGTTGATTCTATTTTTGTCTAATTTTTAAAATTGATAACTATTTTTAAAAAGAGATTATTTTAAATATTATTTATTATACTATTTTTATAAATGAAAAAAGACATTAAAATTTAATAAAAAAATAATTAAAAAAAAGAAATTTAAAGTGTGGTAATATTGCAACCATCACTTTCAACAATCAAAGTATGCTCTTTTTGTGATACCCATGCACCTGTTCTTTCCTTAAGTGCAGCATATGGATATATTGCCATAGCATCCCCTAATTGCTTAAGGCCTGAGTTCACTCTATGTTCATTGAAGTTTTCTGTAAGCCAGCGTCCACTAAATGGCAAGTAACGATAATTCTTTTCAATATATTGAAGCATCCTTTGAGTATTTTTCATCCTAAATGGTTTTGACTGTAAAAATGAAAAGATATATGCCATAGGGCAGTCATTTACGATACCTTCGCCATTTGTTGCAAAAGGTTCGATTGCTACAGCTTGTCCCTCTTCAAGAATTGTTGGATCATTATTGTCATAGTTCGGCACTGAAATTCCTGCATGCAAGTTCCAGTGTTCAAGGCTATGGCCTGTAAGGTTTCTTACAGGATTAAGATTATATTCTCCAATCGCTTCTTCAACTGCTCTTCCAACATCACAGACCTTTACTCCTGCCCTTACAGTGCTGATTGCAGCTTCAAGTCCTGCTGCTGAGGCATCAATGATTCTTTGGTTGAGCTCTAATGTTTCCTCGTCAAAGAGTTCTTCGAGATTGTCTCCTGGAACCATAATTGTCACAGCGGAATCTGCAATATAACCATTGACTTCAGCTCCAAGGTCGAGCTTTACCAAATCTCCTGTAACCATTTTGTTGGTGTCTCCTGCAGGTGAGGTGTAATGTGCAGTGATTTCGTTTATTGAAACGTTGCAAGGAAATGCAATCCCTGCACCAGACTTGAGTATTTCACTTTCCACGAATTCCACAAGTTCAAGAATCGGCAGACCGTTTTGAATCATTTTTGAAGCATCTGATCTTACTTTTGATACGATTTTTCCAGCTTCTTCATAAGATTTAATTTCATCAACCATATTATCACTTTGGTTTTAAGTATATTTTTTATTTAAATTTTTTAAATTTTTTTTAATTATATTTTTTAATATTTTTTTTAATAATATTTTTTAATTTTTAGCATTAGTTAATCATAATAAATATTTATCGTATATTAAATTTTTAAACATTTATATAAAAATTTTTATATACTCTTAATTATATAATATACTTATTCTTATTTAAATATCTTTAATTTATATTTGAATAATTTTTATTGTTAATCGGGTTTAATGATTTTTTAAAATATGATTTATTATGATTTATGGAGGAAAAAATATGGCTGCTGAACTTATTCCAGATCAAATCTTTATGCTTATTTTAGTAATTATATTGGCTGTTGTTGTAATCATTGTTGTAAGCCAATGGAAAAAGGTAAGTCAATCCAATAATACTTTAAAATTAATGGAAAAAGAAATTGAGCTTAAGAAAATAGCTATGGTTGAAAAGGATTTAGAAAACAAACGTATTATGGAAAATCCAATTCAATTGCCTGAAGAACAACAAGCACAACTCACACAAATCAGGGATTCCACTGCTGAAGTCATGAGCAATGTGGGATACTTGCACAGTGAGATCAATGAACGTTTAGCTCGTCTTGAAGCTCAAACCGAACTTAAAAAATTAGAAAAAATGCTTAAGGAAATTGAAGAGAAAGAGAAAAAACTTAATAAAAAATAGAAATTCCGTTTCTATCATTTTATTAGTTTAATTGTTTAAGTTTTTTAGATAATGAATAATTCTTATAATGAGGTTTTATTATGGATATCATTGAATTATTAGCTGTCATTATATTAGTCGCTGCTATAGTGTTTTTAGTCTACTATTACATTAAAACAGCAAATGATGGAAATATTGACATTAAGGAAATTCTTAAATTTTCACCTAAGGAGAATAATGTTAGCAATCTTGT
Proteins encoded in this region:
- a CDS encoding Ig-like domain-containing protein, whose product is MKLSKFTVVLAILLVSILAIGAVSAESVDDAGIVAVTDGDIQESVDVTDSADDLSTADTADEIVNDDGGAVIGEGTNSYDLDDETYSKYFNDDGTATDLLNPEGNYALKLGNLTNKVIKILIGSNINVTGVEGDSLTNSTIIIGDGAGSVSGVIVKDLVIVNINKDGIVVNDESKDITVDNNNLNLTYDSIYSGSPMAIVIYGHSEDIAVTNNVINMETAATYNYGIDVSIYGPGYVPGSANAKNLVISDNTVNMHTTSATGMGEAIYLDTLTNSIVENNNIYVKTENDAANYGIALADSSNWLGDGVTAPYNVTIRKNTVYLDSNDMANGISVISAKAFEGSRNFVIADNDVTVNSAKGAHGIATYTPDVEISGNTVTVFANPDVENNAYCSNYLGNHSAAIFINNVDPNSNNIVKDNEIYTTVDKINYTNVEDEQLKPVIEDNTEQSSYIIDDNTYSTYFNDDGTIKDDAPISAGDALLLGDLTNKNFVIDTGLTIKGIPGKKLVNSKIKLVAGADGTVIDGLTIEYPELKDGAITLEEVNNVEITNNKIIVPSTTQTVYGIAINSGTNGCNNISINNNHINITGSKYVYGIDIWQEYSLENKHNNIMIFENEFFVTGTGGKMTEGIFVSNCNDVIIDGNDITATCDGPAYGIGTNYLFNAAIANNHITVGSDNMAYGITATTSGSDLIIRANEIDVVGVGAVGVGINNQTGAIIEDNTISIDGGNYTTITVSDSLGTANAGILVGEGNTDVKTSGNDVSEKTPLRSDTAIEANNITVTAASSGNGSYEITLRTAGGMPLANQVVKVVFNNQMYELTTDAKGVALLPFALNKGGTYNVEVFYLGDDDYRGSDASAKITINKIATKTTASAKTYLATAKTKSFTATLKDAKGNILANKKVTFTVNGKTYTANTNAKGVATVKLALTAAKTYTVTIKFAGDSVYAASTVSAKVKLNKEKTKITAPTKTFKRTAKTKKVVITLKNSKGKAIAKKKITLTVNKKKYTVKTNSKGKATFKVKLTKKGTFKYTVKFAGDTQYKAVKKTGKIKIK
- the map gene encoding type II methionyl aminopeptidase; the protein is MVDEIKSYEEAGKIVSKVRSDASKMIQNGLPILELVEFVESEILKSGAGIAFPCNVSINEITAHYTSPAGDTNKMVTGDLVKLDLGAEVNGYIADSAVTIMVPGDNLEELFDEETLELNQRIIDASAAGLEAAISTVRAGVKVCDVGRAVEEAIGEYNLNPVRNLTGHSLEHWNLHAGISVPNYDNNDPTILEEGQAVAIEPFATNGEGIVNDCPMAYIFSFLQSKPFRMKNTQRMLQYIEKNYRYLPFSGRWLTENFNEHRVNSGLKQLGDAMAIYPYAALKERTGAWVSQKEHTLIVESDGCNITTL